From the genome of Leishmania panamensis strain MHOM/PA/94/PSC-1 chromosome 4 sequence, one region includes:
- a CDS encoding hypothetical protein (TriTrypDB/GeneDB-style sysID: LpmP.04.1160) codes for MPPIRPAKPPGTKSVRKRGANHTKTCSPSLQEVYIRSCAELGLRPNSAFTSLLPDKGGVEYPEATLDLSRNYVGDKGIAPILATLEKMPNVRALIFSENGLRNRGVELVCASATNLPHLEFIELSDNFISEGAAVALFRLIEHHRQLQMVVLENTKIPVQWRVKLLDALAEKRATRQSQAHASILVN; via the coding sequence ATGCCGCCGATACGTCCCGCCAAGCCTCCTGGTACCAAGAGCGTTCGCAAGCGTGGCGCTAACCACACCAAGACGTGCTCTCCGTCGCTCCAAGAGGTGTACATTCGATCGTGTGCGGAGCTGGGGCTGCGGCCCAATAGCGCGTTTACAAGCCTCCTACCTGACAAGGGTGGAGTTGAGTATCCTGAAGCCACGCTTGACCTTAGCCGCAACTACGTCGGAGACAAGGGTATCGCACCTATCCTTGCTACGCTCGAGAAAATGCCCAACGTGCGCGCGCTCATCTTCTCCGAGAATGGCTTGCGAAATCGCGGAGTAGAGCTTGTGTGCGCCAGTGCGACCAACCTGCCGCACCTGGAGTTTATTGAGCTTTCCGACAATTTTATCAGCGAAGGCGCGGCTGTGGCCCTCTTCCGGCTTATCGAGCATCACCGCCAGCTTCAAATGGTGGTTTTGGAAAATACAAAAATACCCGTGCAGTGGAGAGTCAAGCTGCTTGACGCGCTCGCCGAAAAGCGCGCCACGAGGCAGTCGCAAGCACATGCTTCCATCCTCGTGAACTGA
- a CDS encoding tRNA nucleotidyltransferase, putative (TriTrypDB/GeneDB-style sysID: LpmP.04.1150) — protein sequence MRLEAAISPAHQKVFDVLLSVAAESKLEATLRVAGGWVRDMLLGLHSNDIDIAIETHPNAEPVTGEAFAHHVSKYQLFHGDRSHKVSVIRSNPALSKHIETATLRVHEIPVEFCALRSDVYTDESRIPQVHPAAPLEDAQRRDFTINALFYNLHTGMVEDYTTGLEDLRLRIIRCPLEPRTTFTDDPLRLLRGVRFVGQLGALNFSLDELITNCVDDSLLDVLQLKVSRERIGKEFVKMMTAAHPERCIALLHDMHILQHILLASVVMRQAPGKKQLSSEVDRVDKLIDLYPDGSKRMETVMRLSSVGLPCLVNIGAAAELTEEQRVEVALFFLLIPFFRGATESIDETVRNVCINGLKLPVASYDCVRRLIDAYNQLYEQSVTMDELAVGTLHPETVRKVFDALNTLNDTRVFSHALRVVLLAYMLIEESAHQLSGGTLQQVTKKFSAVWARLVQHPVLLGVFQLSLPVNGKSLQEVYGIPPKNVGATLLKMRLKLVLCPQMTPDDVAQWLREGAKV from the coding sequence ATGCGGCTGGAGGCCGCCATCTCCCCGGCACATCAAAAAGTCTTCGACGTCCTGCTCAGCGTGGCTGCGGAAAGCAAGCTCGAGGCTACGCTGCGGGTAGCGGGAGGGTGGGTGCGGGACATGTTGCTCGGGTTGCACTCAAACGACATTGACATTGCCATTGAAACCCACCCAAACGCGGAGCCTGTCACAGGTGAGGCCTTCGCTCACCACGTATCCAAGTACCAGCTGTTTCACGGCGACCGCAGCCACAAAGTGAGCGTCATTCGTTCCAACCCGGCTCTCTCCAAGCACATCGAAACTGCCACGCTGCGCGTCCACGAAATACCGGTGGAGTTCTGCGCCCTCCGCAGCGACGTGTACACGGATGAGTCGCGCATACCCCAAGTACACCCGGCGGCTCCCTTGGaggatgcgcagcgccgtgacTTCACTATCAACGCTCTCTTCTACAACTTGCACACCGGCATGGTGGAAGACTACACCACCGGCTTGGAGGATCTGCGTCTGCGCATCATCCGGTGCCCACTGGAACCTCGAACGACCTTTACAGATGACCCGCTTCGCCTACTGCGCGGCGTGCGTTTTGTCGGTCAGCTAGGTGCGCTCAACTTTTCGCTGGATGAGTTGATCACCAACTGTGTAGATGACTCGCTTCTTGATGTACTTCAACTGAAGGTGTCTCGCGAGCGTATTGGGAAGGAGTTTGTGAAGATGATGACGGCCGCCCACCCGGAGCGGTGCATCGCATTACTGCATGACATGCACATATTGCAGCATATCCTGCTAGCCAGCGTGGTCATGCGGCAGGCGCCCGGCAAGAAGCAGCTGTCGAGCGAGGTTGACCGAGTAGACAAGCTGATAGATCTTTATCCGGATGGATCGAAAAGAATGGAGACAGTGATGCGACTGAGTTCTGTTGGCTTGCCGTGCCTTGTCAACATCGGCGCGGCGGCTGAGTTgaccgaggagcagcgcgtgGAAGtggcgcttttctttctaCTTATTCCTTTCTTTCGTGGCGCTACGGAGAGTATTGATGAGACGGTGCGCAATGTTTGCATTAATGGGCTGAAGCTTCCGGTGGCGAGCTACGACTGTGTGCGACGCTTGATCGACGCTTACAATCAGCTTTATGAGCAGTCCGTGACGATGGATGAGCTCGCCGTCGGGACACTTCACCCCGAAACGGTGAGGAAGGTATTTGATGCCTTGAACACCCTCAACGACACGCGCGTCTTTTCTCATGCCCTCCGAGTCGTTCTGCTAGCTTACATGCTAATCGAGGAATCAGCTCACCAACTGTCAGGCGGTACACTGCAGCAGGTCACGAAAAAGTTCTCCGCTGTGTGGGCACGTCTTGTCCAGCACCCTGTGCTACTTGGTGTCTTCCAGCTGAGCCTGCCCGTCAATGGAAAGAGCCTGCAGGAGGTGTACGGCATTCCACCCAAGAACGTTGGGGCAACTCTGCTGAAGATGCGACTGAAGCTCGTGCTTTGCCCCCAAATGACACCTGACGACGTTGCACAGTGGCTGAGGGAAGGCGCGAAAGTATGA